The Bombyx mori chromosome 14, ASM3026992v2 DNA segment GTAGATAGGGCAATAGGATATGTAGATTTCGatataactattattatatGAGTGTTTCCAGTCGGAACTACAATTGATCTTTTCCTGTATTGGATTCGGAGTATTCGGAATTTTTCTTAAGGAAAAAACTATGatttttagaaataataaaaaaaatcttctattaAAGCAACGCCAATTGCAGTATACCTTTTTCTTTTACTAATTGATCGGCGTTGTGGAGTGCCACATAATAACGGAAGGGGGATCTTCTGTCTCATCGCTTTCTTTATCAACGTCGGGCAGGGTGGTTCTCTTTCCAGGATCGGGGCGGATAACGTTTTGCGGCAGATCATCGAGACCAGGATAAAACGCCCATTTTTGGTACAGATCCAGAGCAAGATCTATCGGGTTAACCGCAGGTCGATGGATAGTGTCGAAAGTCACAAACAGAAATTTATACTCGACTGTGGATCGAATCATATCCCGAGCAGTTTTCTCGTCGAAGACTTCGCGTTTCGTTTTGGCATCGAGGGCAACATCCAAGAACTTTGTCCATCTAGGAATGTAATAATAGTGGAATAGCTCAGCCCATTGTTTGCATGCATAATCTGTTATTTCCCCGTTAGGGCCCCACAGAGTTATTTGATTGCGAGCATTCAAACTATATGAATACGATTCTATTGGTGTTCTCGCGAAATTCTCAGCTTTAGCGATCCAATCGGCTGCACCGAAAAACGTATTTGTCCGCAATATCGATTCTATATCAATCATGGCATCCAGAAATTGTTGTATCGCTTCTTTGAACAACAAAGTGTTGGAATAGCGTGCGCTCTGCATATTTACGTATAGTTGTTCCGCCCTGTACTGTAACGCTTGCCTTGTAACATCAACAATATCATATAGAAATCCATCGGAGTAACAATCTGTACTCGTGACAAACTTTTTCAAAGCCTGGAATAGATCGTAACTTTTGTACCAAGCCCATGGCTTAATGTTGAAACTGGGCCTACGAGTGATTACGTACTTCCCTCGGACTTTGTTCAAGCCATTGAAGCTGTATACGCTTTTTAACAGATACCGCCAGGCGTCCGTTGTCGTGTTGCAACCGTACCTTCGCTCCGCGTATTCTCCTGCCCAAGTATCGAGATTTTCTACGGGTTTCTTACGCCAAGCTGACTCCAACATTAAATCGTAAACTACATAATTCTGATTTATTCCTTCAGGGGTAAGGCCGACGCCAATCATTGTGCTATTTGCGAGGGCCCGTGCATAATACACTTCTTTATTGATCGTTATCATGTTACCAAACATCCCTAAAGTTCCGCCAAAATTGTGTAACATGCACCATATGAATGGTTGACCGAAATACATCTCGTAAAGTTCGTATTGTGGCCACTGCTCCGCTTGAAGGTCCAGTACCAACATTCTACCATTCGGCACTGACGTCATAAATGACCGTACCCTAGATTTAGGCCATTGTAACGGATCGCTAACAAACATCCAATTCTGCAATAACCAGACAGCTTCGTCATCGAATTCTAATAATGTCGAGAATATAGATTTGGCCGTTTGCACAACCAAAGCTGTTGACCATTGTTCAATTTTAACCTCGTTAAATGGGTCCGAAGAGTAAATGTGACTTGTGGCTGACAAACTGCCAGTttcttttaaaaacattttccctattattttaaaaagtggTTCATTCGGATCTACGAACAAGCCACAACAATGTTCAGCGTCAAATTTATTCCACGTATCGACGTCGTGAAAAGTTACATTCGGAAATATTCGTGCAAATGCCTTCGGTACGTGACCATTGAAAGCCGGGAAGACCGATACAATGCCAAGCTGGTACATGTAGTCGATTACGGAATCTTGAATTTCTCTTTGTTTGTCGTTCCATGACTTGAGGAGTGGTCCACCCCAGCCGTGTACATTCCCCATACGAAGCCAAGCCAAAAACGCGGGACCGGTAAAATGCTCATCTATTTCGTCGTCCGTCATTCCGAGGCTGCGATAGACGCGAGCCCAAGCCGCTTCCTGTGCAACTGGCGCTAAAGCTAAGTTAATACCATTCAGTGCCATCCATTGGACGTGTTCGACCCAATCGTTTGTCTGCCACCAAACGAATGAATAAGACGCCGTGCACACGTTTTGATAGTAGCGAAATCTATCATTAGAAACGACAAGTTCGTCGACTTCTGGGAGCGGTTCCGGCACCACAACTCGTTGAACTTGCCACGCTATTTGACTCTTGCAGTATTTTTTCAAGTAGTAATTAAATCCCCATAAAGCCGCCACACCGGTTGTCGCGCGTATGTGTAAAAGTCCTTGAACCGTGCGCAAGGAAAATACATCCTTATTGTCTTTAAACAATAGAGGGTTTATCTCGACTAAAACTTTAGTcgtatattttgaaataatttgagTGGCGGCATTTTGTTGTGTCGCTGGCGGCGCGATAGTTTGTAACTTTACTGGGTCCAAGTAATCGAGATTCAAACTGTATGAAAACactgattttaataaaacaacaagCAGTATCGTGTACTGCATTGTAGCGCGGAGCGTCGCTCACTGACgcgagtttatttttaataggcTTCAATAGGAGCATTACTATACAATGGACAATAAGTGGGCGACAAGAAAGTGAACATTGACCCCCGCCAAGAGATAAGAAACCCAAAACATACTTCAGATATTTTTAATCAGTTTAAAAACTGTGTGACATTCACCATGTGAGAATAGATAAAATGtaatagttataatattattgttttttaaccATAATCGTCATGTTATGTAATCAGACCAAAGTTATTATTAAGTGTCTGAttcgaatttaaattattcactTTAAATCAAATGTCTTTGAAACGGTGATTGTTGAATGCCAACACGTTATCTCTACAATGGGTTACCAAAAAAGCGTTTTGTAAAAAAGCatcattatcttttttttagctgagagtcttgagaggctatttcagcgtaaccttaactagcaggtgagctcacggggctctgacgacgttgctaacacgaacgctAGCAAgggtcgtgcttcgcagaatctaccaccggatcagaaatccgacccactgagaagatccggcgagaaactcagtgggctgtgtctgtgagttaatttactcgtcgagcccttcttcgcaagcgacgggcatcatcatcattttcaGCCCTTTGATACCAATTACGGGGTAAAGCCCTCTTCGTTTTATGCCATAATGTACGATAGTTCGCCATTCTCATTCACATCTGCCCCACCGTTTTGATTATGTCATCGCACTACTATGCTAAAGGAGAAGTCCTTTACGTCTATGAGCTTGGCCACCATTCCGTCACTGTCTTACTCCATCTATTATCATTTCGTCCTGCCAAGTCTCCAGCCCAACTCCATTTCGGATCTGCTACTCTCTAACAAATATCTATAATATTGTTTGGCTTCTAATGTGGGTAGTACAGACCCGATTGCTAGCTTAGAGTGATTCATCGCTTACTTTGAAACGCCCATTCTATACACGGTCTCACCTGTAAGGAACCATGTTTCTGCGCCGTATGTTAATGTGGGCTAAATACATTGACTGTAGAGTTTTTGTGTTGAAACATTGTGGGAtgtttttttgatttatttataactttatatactagacagtataaaggcggacttaatgccatgcgCATTCTCTGACAGTATACCTTAGggggtgcagagatgaaccttggtaggtgtagtgtgaaggtgatattacttaaacatatgtgtatatataacatacataatattgatagatataaatacatatacataaatatatagcaattagatgactctgctaactctctgagaaacagttctcgaaccttcgtcttaacgcttcacgtgtagtggcccaccttattttgagtgggagcgcattccatagaagaATAGACTAAATAGTGAAGGAAGAATGTAAAAAGTCAGAACTATGTGGAGGACAGCGAAGAAGAAGATTGTGAGATGATCGaagatttaatatattatgatgatttcatgatgatgatttaatctatatatataaaagaaagtcgtgttagttacactatttataactcgagaacggctgaactgatttggctgaaaattgctgaagaggtagcttagaaccaggagaaggacataggatactctTTATCAATTCccatgggacgtgacataaatcGTGGTAtgacaaaacgcaactgatatggaataacaaaacgtaactgacagctaaacgtaataataatatattctatgggtaattatagtagaattttgaagttaaccggttgatgtgtgtgaaacaaaccgtgtggcggaacaaagttcgctgggtccgctagtatattataaaaaaaatagaaacataAAATGAACCAATCCAGTGCCGACACGAAATTCCGAAAACGTGCCGTCTGTTAGGAATTCATTGACTTCGTAATACACAAAAGTTACTTGATTGTCTTCGTAAATTTAGTTCTCTATATAGaaaattgaatgttttgtgcGATTTTGTTGTAAAAGCAAGACccccaaaaaaaattttattattaaggtAGCTCAACTATAGCTGATTCTACTGATAAATTATATCTAATTCGCACATTACAACTGAATCAGACTTCACACTTAAAACCCAAGGATTGGCCAACACAATGACACAATGATTATTGATTAGTTTTAGTATAGTGgctacacaattttttttaattgagtaatttcataaattaatattatgaaaatacttatgtactttgcacagagagtgagtctggctgtccaacgaggtaacgtagccagtatcttgggaactgtggctccttcaagcgcattataaaaaataaacaataacactGTGATTGACTGATCTTTATAATTTAGTTAAAAacactttttattttgtttgttattctaaTACCGTTGCATATCAACAAGTGTGTCCTGGGTTTTTTCTTTAACACTATATATTTCACGGTAAGAAATATAACCAGAAAACTCTTAAATTACTGAAAGTAATTACGCTTAGTCCTATGCCTATTATCATCCACTGGTATTGGTGGGACACTGATACTTACGAGTAGAGACAACCCTCCAGCTTATTTCTGGTTAGCAAGGTAGTCATGcattacagcaattttacaattaaattgcGATTTCATTGTATTTACACAGTGTTTTTTATAGGTTCTGGTAATCATACAACATCAGGTGATCCGACCAGTTATTttggattgacttccacggtgaaggaataacatcgcgtaataaaaatcaaacccgcaaaattataatttgcgtaattactggtggcaggacatcttgtgagtccacacgcgtaggtaccactaccccgcctatttctgttatgaaccagtaatgcgtttcggtttgaagggtggggcagccgttgtaactatactgagacctttgaacttatatcttaaggtgggtggcgcatttacgttgtacatgtctatggtctccagtaatcacttaacaccaggtgggctgcgaaactaagcaataagaaaaggtACTATTTAGACTTGTGTAGTGAAAAGATTGGTATATTTACCGCCGCTTGTGGGTCCCGGTCGTCCCCCTGGTCGCGCGGGGCGGCGCCTCCCGGAGCGCCCGCGTCGCCGGTCGCGGTGCCGCCGCGTCTCTCTTCACCCTCGACCAGAGCTAACAGTCGAGATAACTCTTCCTCGTCGCATATACGCAACGGAGTCTTGGGACCGACGATACATATAGAAACATTCTGTAACATCACATTACATACAATTAGCAATTACATAACGAACTGTAGGATAATGTGCATGTAAAGCGCTAATGAGTTTCAAATCTCAATAACACTATCTTTGTTATCAATTCATTCGGTAACATGTCTTTTATGAGTGGAATGCAGATTTAATCCTCTACCACTATCtttattaaagaaaagaaaagaatccCAGCTCAGGATGAAttaatgtttgattttttttaaatatgagttacGAGTTCTCATGTGCTCATATTGAACTGAATTTAGGCATTCATTCATTAAACTGGCAACTGTTACATTAAAACTAATGGCTCGCTAATGAGCTATACCAAGACGTTCTCAATGCTGGTCATTTATAGTGCTAAAAAAgttagagagagagaaagagagaaaattctttattgtacaccaacaaaagaaacaatgagaaacattaaatacaaaaaaagtagaaATGCTGGTCATTTATAGTGCTAAAAAAgttagagagagagaaagagagaaaattctttattgtacaccaacaaaagaaacaatgcgaaacattaaatacaaaaaaagtagagttggcagtcttatcgctaagagcgatctcttccagacaactatTAGGTGGAAAAGAATCGTTTGGAAACTAATTATATGCGGTAAACcaatcaattgaaatatatatatgtatttacatacccacacgtacatacatatacatacacaattccttacatatatacatttaatacaataaaagtgGTAACCTTTGTGTTTAGATCAACTTCATTTGGCAGCGTATCCCGTAGGGCTCTAAGACCGTGAGCTACTAGCTCTTGAAGGTCACAATCCATGAATGTATTGAGATGCTTCTCAAGATAAGTACGCGCTGACTGCGAACGTGCTCCGATTGCCATCGCACGACAATCAAAGTAGTTGGCTGATGGACAAGTCTGGTAAATATGAGGTCCTTGGTCCTGTCGAAATCAGCAAAGACATGATAAGTATCCTTCTTTAATACTTAACTTCCCTACTGTTACTTATATGTTATTAATCAATGTGTTCAACACtagatagtataaaacaaagtcgctttctctgtccccatatccctatgtatgcttaaatctttaaaactacgcaacggattttgatgcggatttttttaatagatagattgATTAAAgagaggaaggtttatgtgtataataacatccattaaatagcggagaaatcaataataaattacagtttcggaagcgaagcgagggcgggtcgctagtagtaaataaaatacagtttgATCAGTTTctgaggtaggcagcggcttggctctgcccctggcattgctgaagtccatgggcgacggtaaccactcaccatcaggtgggctgtatgctcgtctgcctacaagggcaataaaaaataaaaaaaccttgaaTTGGTATATTGTGACCATGATTTTAACTACCTCCTTTGTTTAAGTTATAAGGTATTCGAGGTTGAAGTGAACCTGTTATTTGTGATGAGAGTTCAACTTAATAAATCGAATATGGGAGGTTTAAGTTTTTatgattgtaaatttatttttgtaagatGCGATAATACCACAAGCACTAATGTATGCATAtagtaaaatttgtaaaattatacATAGAGCACCATATTGACATTAGTTTTCTTTGAATGAATGTCATAGCAGTGTTTAAATGTTCTTACTTGTGTACAAATGCAGGTTACAA contains these protein-coding regions:
- the LOC110384698 gene encoding alpha-N-acetylglucosaminidase; protein product: MQYTILLVVLLKSVFSYSLNLDYLDPVKLQTIAPPATQQNAATQIISKYTTKVLVEINPLLFKDNKDVFSLRTVQGLLHIRATTGVAALWGFNYYLKKYCKSQIAWQVQRVVVPEPLPEVDELVVSNDRFRYYQNVCTASYSFVWWQTNDWVEHVQWMALNGINLALAPVAQEAAWARVYRSLGMTDDEIDEHFTGPAFLAWLRMGNVHGWGGPLLKSWNDKQREIQDSVIDYMYQLGIVSVFPAFNGHVPKAFARIFPNVTFHDVDTWNKFDAEHCCGLFVDPNEPLFKIIGKMFLKETGSLSATSHIYSSDPFNEVKIEQWSTALVVQTAKSIFSTLLEFDDEAVWLLQNWMFVSDPLQWPKSRVRSFMTSVPNGRMLVLDLQAEQWPQYELYEMYFGQPFIWCMLHNFGGTLGMFGNMITINKEVYYARALANSTMIGVGLTPEGINQNYVVYDLMLESAWRKKPVENLDTWAGEYAERRYGCNTTTDAWRYLLKSVYSFNGLNKVRGKYVITRRPSFNIKPWAWYKSYDLFQALKKFVTSTDCYSDGFLYDIVDVTRQALQYRAEQLYVNMQSARYSNTLLFKEAIQQFLDAMIDIESILRTNTFFGAADWIAKAENFARTPIESYSYSLNARNQITLWGPNGEITDYACKQWAELFHYYYIPRWTKFLDVALDAKTKREVFDEKTARDMIRSTVEYKFLFVTFDTIHRPAVNPIDLALDLYQKWAFYPGLDDLPQNVIRPDPGKRTTLPDVDKESDETEDPPSVIMWHSTTPIN